One Roseburia rectibacter DNA window includes the following coding sequences:
- a CDS encoding right-handed parallel beta-helix repeat-containing protein — protein MKYQKALLCIALAGTLIFSGCGSTTNSTDTDNTIGTSSSVESTVEASTENTDTKSDENAIIGMISEITDSTITVATMPGGGQGEAPGNPPDDNNGGDNGSAPADKPDSDNNDQGKAPGNPPSDDNGSDNNSAPADKPDSDGTDSTETPDNQPSSDNTSAPSDNGGTPDMGNMSTETINLTDSTVYYDKDGNETTLSALSEGTMVTITFDDDGNAATVTISDGGNAPGGGAPGGSASSQPESYNAVTEYTEDTEVSDASFSSTGSDENAILVSNGANVTLKNITLDRTSSDSTGGDSSSFYGVGAGLLATDGTVSVDNATITTDSAGGAGIFSYGNGNVTVSDSTITTTQDTSGGIHVAGGGTLTAKNLTVTTNGESSAAIRSDRGGGTMTVDGGSYTSNGTGSPAVYCTADISISNASLTANGSEAVCIEGLNSLKLTDCDLTGNIPENEQNDCNWTVILYQSMSGDSEVGNSDFSMTGGSLTSKNGGMFYTTNTESTFYLSGVDLSYSDSNDFLLKCTGNSNARGWGSSGANGADCEFTADSQTMAGKIIWDSISQLDVSLKNKSTWTGSFVQDESNAGNGGDGYADLTVDSSSTWIVDGDSTLSSLTCKGTITDADGNTVTVKSTDGTTYVEGTSSYTITVNSYEA, from the coding sequence ATGAAATATCAAAAAGCATTACTATGTATCGCACTGGCAGGAACACTGATTTTCTCCGGATGCGGCAGTACAACCAATAGTACAGACACCGACAATACCATAGGCACCTCTTCTTCGGTGGAAAGTACCGTAGAAGCGTCTACTGAAAATACCGATACAAAATCAGATGAAAATGCGATCATTGGAATGATTTCCGAAATTACCGACAGCACGATCACGGTTGCTACCATGCCGGGCGGTGGTCAGGGCGAAGCACCGGGTAATCCACCGGATGATAATAACGGCGGCGACAATGGTTCCGCTCCGGCTGACAAGCCTGATTCCGATAACAACGATCAGGGCAAAGCACCGGGCAATCCGCCGAGTGACGACAATGGCAGTGACAATAACTCTGCTCCGGCTGACAAACCAGACTCTGATGGCACAGATTCCACCGAAACCCCTGACAATCAGCCAAGTAGCGACAACACTTCTGCCCCTTCCGACAACGGCGGCACACCGGATATGGGCAATATGTCAACCGAGACGATCAATCTGACCGATTCCACCGTCTATTATGACAAAGATGGAAATGAAACCACACTTTCCGCTTTATCAGAAGGCACTATGGTAACGATCACCTTCGATGATGATGGAAATGCGGCAACAGTAACAATTTCTGACGGAGGCAACGCTCCGGGAGGCGGCGCACCGGGAGGCAGCGCTTCCTCCCAGCCGGAATCCTACAATGCAGTAACAGAATACACGGAAGATACCGAAGTTTCGGATGCTTCTTTCTCTTCCACAGGATCTGATGAAAATGCGATCCTTGTATCAAATGGAGCGAATGTGACTTTAAAAAATATCACATTAGACCGCACTTCCTCTGATAGTACCGGTGGCGATTCATCCAGTTTTTACGGAGTAGGTGCCGGTCTTTTGGCAACTGACGGAACAGTATCTGTAGACAATGCAACGATCACGACAGATTCTGCCGGTGGTGCAGGCATCTTTTCTTATGGTAACGGAAATGTTACGGTTTCTGACAGTACAATCACAACCACACAGGATACATCCGGCGGTATTCATGTTGCAGGAGGTGGTACACTCACTGCCAAAAATCTGACCGTGACAACGAACGGCGAATCTTCTGCGGCAATCCGGAGTGACCGTGGAGGCGGAACCATGACGGTAGACGGTGGCAGCTATACCTCAAACGGAACCGGTTCTCCGGCTGTTTACTGTACTGCAGATATTTCTATCTCAAATGCTTCTTTAACAGCAAACGGATCGGAAGCAGTCTGTATTGAAGGTCTGAACTCCTTAAAATTAACAGACTGTGATCTGACCGGCAACATTCCGGAAAACGAGCAGAATGACTGTAACTGGACCGTCATCCTCTATCAGAGCATGTCCGGTGATTCCGAAGTTGGAAACAGCGATTTTTCCATGACAGGAGGAAGTCTGACTTCTAAAAACGGAGGCATGTTCTACACCACCAATACAGAAAGTACCTTTTATTTGTCAGGCGTAGATTTAAGTTATTCTGATTCCAATGATTTCCTGTTAAAATGTACCGGAAACAGCAATGCCCGGGGCTGGGGTTCTTCCGGTGCCAACGGCGCTGACTGTGAATTTACTGCAGATTCCCAGACCATGGCAGGAAAGATCATCTGGGACAGTATCAGCCAACTGGATGTTTCTCTTAAAAATAAAAGTACCTGGACAGGAAGTTTTGTTCAGGATGAAAGCAATGCCGGAAATGGAGGCGACGGTTATGCAGATCTGACGGTCGACAGCAGTTCCACCTGGATCGTTGATGGTGACAGCACTCTCTCATCTTTAACCTGCAAGGGAACTATCACTGACGCGGACGGCAATACCGTTACCGTCAAAAGTACCGATGGAACCACTTATGTGGAAGGTACGAGCAGTTATACTATCACCGTAAATTCTTATGAGGCATAA
- a CDS encoding AAA family ATPase, with product MRPLPVGIDSFEKLIQENYYYIDKTLLIKELLELKGEVNLFTRPRRFGKTLNLSMLQYFFEDTGDAEQNVRNRALFTGLNIMNAGEEYISQMGCYPVIFLTLKSAKQRNFKAAYFKLKEEISEEFKRHEKQIMSGNISEDDRTLFYEIASGKADREVYSGSLKTLSRLLYQVTGRKVIILVDEYDVPLENAYFSGFYNEMIDFTRSLFESVLKTNAYLQFAVITGCLRISKESIFTGLNHLNGISILDKQYSEHFGFTEQEVKQAMISYGVEDRFADMREWYDGYTFGNREVYNPWSVIKFLYDLVADQNAFTRPYWVNTSSNDIVKNLVLRADRETKGQIETLLAGNTLDIPVHEEITYTDIYENDVNLWNFLFFTGYLTKTDEYMDDGIIFLKVRIPNQEVKMIYKTTIQNWFREKVKKTDFHDLYQAMETGNAARMQEILNEQLLVTISYYDSAESFYHGFLAGILSQSSNYLVESNRESGKRRYDLMVKSPSLRGRAFIIEVKVSSGIDELENDAEKAVRQIYQKGYKEALLKEVYKTIDCYGIAFYRKDCEVWYDGK from the coding sequence ATGAGACCATTACCGGTTGGAATTGACAGTTTCGAAAAATTAATTCAGGAAAATTATTACTATATTGATAAAACTCTGCTGATCAAAGAGCTATTAGAGCTGAAAGGCGAGGTAAATCTGTTTACCCGCCCCAGACGTTTTGGCAAGACGCTGAATCTGAGCATGTTACAGTATTTTTTTGAAGATACAGGAGATGCGGAGCAGAATGTGAGAAACCGTGCATTATTTACTGGCTTAAATATTATGAATGCAGGGGAAGAATATATTTCACAGATGGGGTGTTATCCTGTTATTTTTCTTACATTAAAGTCTGCAAAACAAAGGAATTTTAAAGCAGCTTATTTTAAACTGAAAGAAGAAATTTCTGAAGAATTTAAAAGACACGAGAAACAGATAATGAGCGGTAATATCTCAGAGGATGACAGAACTCTGTTTTATGAAATTGCGTCAGGAAAAGCGGACAGGGAGGTATATTCCGGTTCTTTAAAGACATTAAGCAGGCTGCTTTATCAGGTGACCGGGCGAAAAGTGATCATTCTGGTTGATGAATATGATGTACCGTTAGAAAATGCATATTTTTCCGGATTTTATAATGAAATGATTGACTTCACCCGGTCGTTGTTTGAATCTGTGTTAAAAACAAATGCGTATCTTCAGTTTGCAGTCATTACAGGCTGTCTTAGAATATCGAAAGAAAGTATTTTTACCGGTTTGAATCATTTGAACGGTATTTCGATTCTGGATAAACAGTACAGCGAACATTTTGGATTTACAGAGCAGGAAGTAAAGCAGGCAATGATTTCCTATGGTGTGGAAGATCGTTTTGCAGATATGAGAGAGTGGTATGATGGATATACTTTCGGAAACCGGGAAGTATATAACCCGTGGAGTGTCATCAAGTTTTTATATGATCTTGTGGCGGATCAAAATGCATTCACACGTCCGTACTGGGTAAATACCAGTTCAAACGATATTGTAAAAAATCTTGTACTGCGTGCCGACAGGGAAACAAAAGGGCAGATTGAGACGCTTCTGGCAGGAAATACATTGGATATTCCGGTTCATGAGGAAATTACTTACACGGATATTTATGAGAATGATGTGAATTTATGGAATTTTCTGTTTTTTACCGGGTATCTGACTAAAACAGATGAATACATGGATGATGGTATCATTTTTCTGAAAGTCCGGATACCGAATCAGGAAGTGAAAATGATTTATAAGACCACAATACAAAACTGGTTTCGGGAAAAAGTAAAGAAAACAGATTTCCATGATCTGTATCAGGCGATGGAAACGGGAAACGCGGCGCGTATGCAGGAGATTCTGAATGAACAGTTGTTAGTAACAATCAGTTATTATGACAGTGCGGAAAGTTTTTATCATGGTTTTCTTGCCGGGATTCTAAGCCAGAGCAGCAATTATCTTGTTGAGTCGAACCGTGAATCAGGGAAAAGACGATATGATCTGATGGTAAAAAGTCCGTCGCTCAGAGGCAGGGCATTTATTATAGAAGTAAAAGTGTCTTCTGGAATTGATGAATTGGAAAATGATGCAGAGAAAGCGGTGCGTCAGATTTATCAGAAAGGATATAAAGAGGCACTTTTAAAGGAAGTTTATAAGACAATTGACTGTTATGGGATTGCTTTTTACCGGAAGGACTGTGAAGTTTGGTATGATGGAAAATAA
- a CDS encoding prephenate dehydrogenase → MSLQKIGFIGLGLIGGSIAKKLHALHPELTMIATAHHTKTVDDAYKEHLIVNNTPCELKDFSDCDYIFLCTPTRKNIEYLQQLKDVISPDCIITDVGSVKTEIHREVEKLGLEANFIGGHPMAGSEKTGLSNASETLLENAYYIITPTEKSPAPAVEELTELVRSLGAIPLVLGYEQHDYATAAISHLPHVIAYSLVNLVRESDDENEIMKTIAAGGFKDITRIASSSPVMWENICLSNQEQILKLLDSYIHTLEKMRINIADADESALLDAFTAAKDYRDSITITAKGALKNIYELYLDLIDETGGIATVATILASNNLSIKNIGIIHNREFEGGVLRLEMYDRESLALAVALLKKHHYTIYER, encoded by the coding sequence ATGTCACTTCAGAAAATCGGCTTTATCGGGCTCGGACTCATCGGTGGTTCCATTGCAAAGAAACTGCATGCACTTCATCCGGAACTCACAATGATCGCTACAGCACATCATACCAAGACGGTTGACGACGCTTATAAAGAACATTTAATCGTAAACAATACACCGTGTGAACTGAAAGATTTTTCAGACTGCGATTATATTTTTCTGTGCACGCCGACCAGGAAAAATATCGAATATCTGCAGCAGTTAAAAGATGTGATCTCACCGGACTGCATTATCACAGATGTCGGAAGCGTCAAGACAGAGATTCACAGGGAAGTAGAAAAGCTAGGTCTTGAAGCTAACTTTATTGGCGGGCATCCGATGGCGGGATCTGAGAAAACCGGTCTTTCCAACGCCTCAGAAACACTTTTGGAAAATGCTTACTATATTATCACACCAACCGAAAAAAGTCCTGCTCCCGCCGTGGAAGAGCTGACAGAACTGGTGCGTTCTCTCGGTGCGATTCCACTTGTTTTAGGATACGAACAGCACGATTATGCTACCGCAGCGATCAGCCATCTGCCGCACGTGATCGCATACAGTCTCGTAAATCTGGTTCGTGAATCAGATGATGAAAATGAGATCATGAAAACCATTGCAGCCGGAGGATTTAAAGATATCACGCGAATTGCATCATCCTCTCCTGTCATGTGGGAAAATATCTGCCTGTCCAACCAGGAACAGATTTTAAAATTATTGGACAGTTATATTCATACTTTGGAGAAAATGCGGATCAATATCGCAGATGCAGATGAATCAGCTTTGTTAGATGCCTTTACTGCTGCAAAGGATTACCGTGATTCTATCACTATTACGGCAAAAGGCGCTTTAAAGAATATTTACGAATTATATTTAGATCTGATCGATGAGACCGGTGGGATTGCCACCGTCGCCACGATCCTTGCAAGCAATAATTTAAGCATAAAAAACATCGGCATCATTCATAACCGTGAATTTGAAGGCGGTGTCTTGAGACTTGAAATGTATGACAGGGAATCGTTAGCACTGGCAGTCGCACTGCTTAAGAAACATCATTATACGATTTACGAAAGATAG
- a CDS encoding elongation factor G, translating into MNVYTTDKIRNVVLLGHGGCGKTSLAEAMAYLAGMTTRMGKVTDGNTISDYDKEEIKRHFSINTSVIPIVWGDTKINILDTPGYFDFVGEVEEAVSVADAAIIVVSGKAGIEVGTKKAWELCETYKLPRMVFVTDMDIDEASYRQVVEDLQQLYGKRIAPFHLPIRENGQFVGYVNVLQQRAKRWNDNGEVEKAEVPEYSKENLGICREALMEAVAETSEEFMDRYFGGEEFSEDEIRQALRVNVSDGSIVPVLMGSNILARGMYTLMVDIVKYLPSPEKRSCTGINAKSNEVYNADYDFAKPKSAYIFKTIADPFIGKYSLIKVNSGVIKTDDLLYNQHKDTEEKIGKIYILCGNKPEEVKELHAGDIGALAKLTKAATTDSLSTKANPILYIRTQISTPYTYKRYKAVNKGDEDKISQALQKLMLEDLTLKAVNDSENGQTLLYGMGDQHLEVVASKLLERYKVQIELKKPKVAFRETIRKKADVEYKYKKQSGGHGQYGHVKMTFEPSGDLETPYVFEQCVVGGAVPKNFFPAVEKGIQEGVQKGPMAAYPVVGVKAVLYDGSYHPVDSSEMAFKVAALQAFKKGFMEASPILLEPIASLKVVVPDKYTGDIMGDLNKRRGRVLGMNPTEHGYQEIVADIPYMELYGYNTDLRSMTGGSGTFSYEFARYEQAPSDIQEQEIAERAGKLDNTDNS; encoded by the coding sequence ATGAACGTTTACACAACTGATAAGATTCGTAATGTGGTTCTGCTTGGACACGGTGGATGCGGAAAAACAAGTCTCGCCGAGGCAATGGCTTATCTTGCGGGGATGACGACACGCATGGGAAAAGTCACTGATGGAAATACGATCAGTGATTATGACAAAGAAGAAATAAAACGTCATTTTTCCATCAACACATCCGTGATACCGATCGTCTGGGGTGATACAAAGATCAATATCCTTGATACACCCGGTTATTTTGATTTTGTAGGAGAAGTAGAAGAGGCAGTCAGCGTTGCGGATGCAGCAATTATCGTAGTATCCGGTAAGGCAGGCATTGAAGTCGGCACAAAAAAAGCATGGGAGTTATGTGAAACATATAAACTGCCACGCATGGTATTCGTTACAGATATGGATATCGATGAAGCAAGTTACAGACAGGTGGTAGAAGATTTACAACAGCTTTATGGTAAGCGGATCGCACCTTTCCATCTTCCGATCCGTGAAAACGGACAGTTTGTCGGATATGTCAATGTATTACAGCAGCGGGCAAAACGCTGGAATGACAACGGCGAAGTGGAAAAAGCAGAAGTTCCTGAATATTCCAAAGAAAATCTTGGTATCTGCAGGGAAGCGCTGATGGAAGCTGTTGCGGAGACAAGCGAAGAATTCATGGATCGTTATTTTGGCGGTGAAGAATTTTCTGAGGATGAGATCCGTCAGGCACTCCGCGTCAATGTATCCGATGGAAGCATCGTTCCTGTGCTGATGGGTTCAAATATCCTTGCACGTGGTATGTATACCCTGATGGTTGACATTGTAAAGTATCTTCCGAGCCCGGAAAAACGTTCCTGCACCGGAATCAATGCAAAGTCCAACGAGGTATACAATGCAGACTATGATTTTGCAAAACCAAAATCAGCATATATTTTCAAGACGATTGCAGATCCATTCATTGGAAAATATTCATTGATCAAGGTAAATTCGGGAGTAATCAAAACAGATGATCTCCTTTATAACCAGCATAAAGATACAGAAGAAAAAATCGGAAAAATTTATATACTCTGTGGAAATAAACCGGAAGAAGTAAAGGAGCTGCACGCAGGAGATATCGGAGCATTAGCAAAGCTGACGAAAGCAGCTACCACGGATTCCCTCTCCACAAAGGCAAACCCGATCCTGTATATAAGAACCCAGATCTCCACACCATATACCTATAAACGTTATAAGGCGGTCAATAAAGGAGATGAAGATAAGATTTCACAGGCATTACAGAAACTGATGCTTGAAGATCTTACATTAAAAGCAGTCAATGACAGTGAAAACGGCCAGACATTATTATATGGCATGGGTGACCAGCACTTAGAAGTTGTGGCAAGTAAACTGTTAGAAAGATACAAGGTTCAGATTGAACTGAAAAAACCAAAAGTAGCATTCCGGGAGACCATCCGTAAGAAAGCGGATGTGGAATACAAGTACAAAAAACAGTCCGGAGGTCATGGACAGTATGGTCACGTCAAGATGACATTTGAACCTTCCGGGGATCTTGAAACACCATATGTATTTGAACAATGTGTTGTCGGTGGAGCCGTTCCGAAGAACTTCTTCCCGGCGGTGGAGAAAGGAATCCAGGAAGGCGTGCAAAAAGGACCGATGGCAGCTTATCCGGTGGTAGGAGTAAAAGCAGTTTTATATGATGGCTCTTATCATCCGGTAGACTCTTCTGAAATGGCATTTAAGGTTGCAGCACTTCAGGCATTTAAAAAAGGTTTCATGGAGGCATCACCGATCCTGTTAGAGCCGATCGCATCCTTAAAGGTTGTTGTACCTGACAAATATACAGGTGACATCATGGGAGACTTAAATAAGCGCCGTGGACGCGTACTTGGAATGAATCCGACAGAACACGGTTATCAGGAGATCGTAGCTGATATCCCATATATGGAATTATATGGATACAATACAGATTTACGTTCTATGACCGGTGGAAGCGGAACCTTTTCTTATGAGTTTGCAAGATATGAACAGGCTCCTTCTGATATTCAGGAACAGGAGATCGCAGAAAGAGCAGGCAAACTCGATAACACGGACAATTCATAA
- a CDS encoding InlB B-repeat-containing protein, producing MQFGRKICKELFVILYVFIFLVSDPKLVRACSIIILPNASQETIASDDITLDLFAGENPSEYHIVYEVNGGINSSNNTKNIKKEELPFTLDVPVKIGYNFAGWYADCNYSRKVTTIDEDSPANMVLFAKWTKNIDNHYNVEMYSYQTGTIRDSSQKELKECSYTFLDSLSIPGMPSTREKDYKDNLISSSSQCMQGLCFTPDYILITAYSEDRKNLGSLMVFDRESGEYLVTLGMKKESHLGGIAFDGENVWICHSNSNTLERISYEYITTIANDVPGYCIDASALSDEYRLKNTPSCITCYGGRLWVATHTRFFDSEMYSYSYDKEADKLTAVSSYNLPSKVQGVAFDDNGSIYLSTSYGRNNSSYLKVYASLLALDKKPNDPKVKVEMPPCSEEVAIADDTVFVLFESASAKYFEGTDGMGKSPAPIDKLLEVSVASIW from the coding sequence ATGCAGTTTGGCAGAAAAATTTGCAAAGAATTATTTGTAATTTTATATGTATTTATTTTTCTTGTAAGTGATCCAAAACTGGTTCGTGCCTGCAGTATTATCATCCTCCCGAATGCTTCACAGGAGACCATTGCAAGTGATGATATCACATTAGACCTCTTTGCAGGAGAAAATCCATCGGAATATCATATCGTATATGAAGTAAATGGTGGCATTAACAGTAGTAATAATACAAAAAACATCAAAAAGGAAGAACTTCCGTTTACCTTGGATGTGCCGGTTAAGATCGGATATAATTTTGCCGGCTGGTATGCAGATTGCAATTATTCCAGAAAAGTTACAACAATTGATGAGGACAGTCCTGCTAATATGGTGCTTTTTGCAAAATGGACAAAAAACATCGATAATCATTATAATGTAGAAATGTATTCTTACCAGACTGGCACGATCCGTGATAGCAGTCAGAAAGAGTTAAAGGAATGTTCTTATACTTTTTTGGATTCTCTTTCGATTCCGGGAATGCCTTCTACCAGAGAAAAAGATTATAAGGACAATTTGATCAGCAGTTCCAGCCAGTGTATGCAGGGACTTTGCTTCACACCGGATTATATTCTTATCACAGCCTATTCAGAAGATCGTAAAAATTTAGGCTCGTTAATGGTATTTGACCGTGAGAGTGGTGAATATCTTGTGACACTTGGCATGAAGAAAGAAAGTCATCTTGGAGGTATTGCTTTTGATGGTGAAAATGTCTGGATCTGCCATTCTAATTCCAATACATTAGAGCGCATTTCCTATGAATATATCACAACAATTGCAAATGATGTACCGGGGTATTGTATTGATGCATCCGCTTTGTCAGATGAATATCGTCTGAAAAATACACCATCCTGCATTACCTGCTACGGCGGAAGACTCTGGGTTGCTACACATACCAGATTTTTTGATTCCGAAATGTATTCTTACAGTTACGATAAAGAAGCGGATAAACTGACAGCAGTCAGCAGTTATAATCTTCCAAGCAAGGTGCAGGGCGTGGCTTTTGATGATAATGGCTCTATTTATTTAAGTACCTCTTATGGAAGAAACAATTCTTCTTATTTGAAAGTTTATGCGTCTCTCCTTGCACTGGATAAAAAGCCAAATGATCCAAAGGTAAAAGTTGAGATGCCGCCTTGCTCAGAGGAAGTTGCGATTGCGGATGATACGGTATTTGTTTTATTTGAATCTGCGAGTGCAAAATATTTTGAGGGTACAGACGGTATGGGAAAAAGTCCGGCACCGATTGACAAGTTGTTAGAAGTGAGTGTTGCTTCAATCTGGTAA
- a CDS encoding chorion class high-cysteine HCB protein 13: protein MSDLAATNCGGGCSCNEGGCNSILWIIILLCCCGGNGGFCGGNNGCGGSNDCLWIILLLFCCGGCGGNGGGCFC, encoded by the coding sequence ATGAGTGATTTAGCTGCAACAAACTGTGGTGGTGGATGTTCCTGTAACGAGGGAGGATGCAATTCCATTCTCTGGATCATCATCTTATTATGCTGCTGTGGCGGTAACGGCGGATTCTGTGGTGGAAATAATGGCTGTGGTGGCAGTAATGACTGTCTGTGGATCATCCTGCTTCTCTTCTGCTGCGGCGGATGTGGTGGAAATGGCGGAGGATGCTTCTGCTAG
- a CDS encoding beta/alpha barrel domain-containing protein, giving the protein MREVVMNKKTNLLQLEEHFYQLADVKEPNVFHNLFPYDEIPKIAFNDRIVPHNMPENIWITDTTFRDGQQSRAPYTTEQIVTIYDYLHRLGGPKGLIRQSEFFLYSKKDRDAVYKCLERGYKFPEVTSWIRASKQDFQLVKDIGLRETGILVSCSDYHIFYKMKMTRREVMNLYLSVIRECLETGISPRCHLEDITRSDIYGFVIPFCVELMKLMDEYKIPIKIRACDTMGYGVNFPGAVIPRSVPGIIYGLTTHAGVPSELIEWHGHNDFYKAVNNSTTAWLYGASGVNCSLFGIGERTGNTPLEAMVFEYAQLKGTLDGMDTTVITELAEYFEKELGYVQPSRTPFVGSNFNVTRAGIHADGLLKNEEIYNIFDTGKFLNRPPLVSVSNTSGLAGIALWINSYYHLPKDKSVDKNSELVKKVKVWVDKQYEDGRVTVLTDKELVEEIEKCCKELNVTIGA; this is encoded by the coding sequence ATGAGAGAAGTTGTAATGAATAAGAAAACGAATCTGCTGCAGCTTGAAGAGCATTTTTATCAGTTAGCAGATGTGAAAGAACCAAATGTATTCCATAATCTGTTCCCGTATGATGAGATCCCAAAGATCGCATTCAATGACCGAATTGTACCACATAATATGCCGGAAAATATCTGGATCACAGATACGACATTTCGTGATGGACAGCAGTCAAGGGCACCTTATACAACAGAACAGATCGTGACGATCTATGATTATCTGCATCGCCTGGGTGGACCGAAGGGTCTGATACGACAGAGTGAATTCTTTTTATATAGCAAAAAAGACAGAGATGCCGTCTATAAATGTTTAGAGCGCGGTTATAAATTTCCGGAAGTTACAAGCTGGATTCGGGCAAGCAAACAAGACTTCCAGTTAGTAAAAGATATCGGCCTGCGTGAGACAGGTATTCTGGTAAGCTGCTCGGATTATCATATTTTCTATAAAATGAAAATGACAAGAAGAGAGGTCATGAATCTTTATCTGAGTGTCATCCGTGAGTGTTTGGAAACAGGTATCAGTCCACGCTGTCATTTGGAGGATATCACAAGATCTGATATTTACGGTTTTGTAATTCCGTTCTGTGTGGAGCTTATGAAGCTGATGGATGAATATAAGATTCCAATCAAGATCCGTGCCTGCGATACTATGGGATATGGAGTGAATTTCCCTGGTGCTGTGATTCCGCGAAGTGTACCGGGTATCATTTATGGTCTGACCACACATGCAGGTGTACCTTCTGAACTGATCGAATGGCATGGTCATAATGATTTCTATAAAGCAGTTAATAACTCTACGACGGCATGGCTTTATGGAGCCAGTGGTGTCAACTGCTCCCTGTTCGGTATCGGAGAGCGTACCGGTAACACACCGCTTGAGGCTATGGTTTTTGAATATGCACAGTTAAAGGGAACACTCGATGGTATGGATACCACAGTGATCACAGAGCTGGCGGAATATTTTGAAAAAGAGCTTGGATATGTGCAGCCGAGCCGTACACCGTTTGTCGGCAGTAATTTTAACGTTACAAGAGCTGGAATCCATGCGGACGGACTTCTGAAAAATGAGGAGATCTATAATATTTTTGATACCGGAAAATTCTTAAACAGACCGCCATTAGTATCTGTTTCCAACACATCCGGTCTTGCAGGAATTGCTCTCTGGATCAACTCATATTATCATCTTCCGAAAGATAAGAGTGTCGATAAGAACTCAGAACTTGTAAAAAAAGTAAAAGTCTGGGTAGACAAGCAGTATGAGGATGGACGTGTTACGGTACTGACGGATAAGGAATTAGTAGAAGAAATTGAAAAATGCTGTAAGGAATTAAATGTAACAATAGGAGCATGA
- a CDS encoding GntR family transcriptional regulator, with protein MGEDNYSLSSRVFHTIRENILSGKYATDEELKEKNIGEELGVSRTPVREALRQLELEGLVTIIPNKGAYVVGISKKDIQDIYEIRSRLEGLCAKWAADNITKEQLDELDENIYLSDFHAAKGNSEQVVELDNRFHEILYNASDSKELKHVLLDFHHYVQRVRKITLADPKRSVQSNQEHRQIVEALKKHDANLAEKLANEHMMNTIHNMDNYGWDNLFQ; from the coding sequence ATGGGAGAGGATAATTATTCCTTAAGTTCCCGTGTGTTCCATACGATCCGTGAGAATATTTTATCCGGAAAATATGCGACAGACGAAGAACTGAAGGAAAAAAATATCGGCGAAGAGTTAGGCGTCAGCCGTACTCCGGTGCGTGAGGCGCTCCGCCAGCTTGAACTGGAAGGATTAGTCACCATCATTCCGAATAAGGGTGCTTATGTTGTAGGTATTTCCAAGAAAGATATTCAGGATATTTACGAGATACGGTCACGTTTGGAGGGACTGTGTGCAAAGTGGGCTGCGGACAATATCACAAAAGAGCAGTTAGATGAACTGGATGAAAATATATATCTGTCTGATTTCCATGCAGCAAAAGGAAATTCAGAACAAGTCGTGGAATTAGATAACCGTTTCCATGAGATTTTATATAACGCTTCTGACAGTAAAGAGCTGAAACATGTGCTGCTTGATTTTCATCATTACGTGCAGCGTGTACGTAAAATCACACTTGCAGATCCAAAACGTTCTGTGCAATCGAATCAGGAACACAGACAGATTGTGGAAGCATTAAAAAAACATGATGCCAATCTGGCAGAAAAACTTGCAAATGAGCATATGATGAACACCATTCACAATATGGACAATTACGGATGGGACAATTTATTTCAATAG